The following proteins are co-located in the Trichormus variabilis 0441 genome:
- a CDS encoding NUDIX hydrolase: protein MPLGRELPQLLKQRLFYKGRKFDFEVNRLRLPNKAEGEWECIRHPGGALAVPVTPEGKLVLVRQYRFAVQGRILEFPAGTLETTEDPLTTVKREIEEETGYSAQKWDKLGEFFLAPGYSDEIIYAFLARDLEKLDTPPKQDDDEDIETVLLTPEELERAILDGEPIDAKSITSFFLARPFLV from the coding sequence ATGCCATTAGGTAGAGAATTACCACAGCTATTAAAACAGCGCTTGTTCTATAAAGGGCGCAAGTTTGATTTTGAAGTTAATCGCTTGCGTTTACCTAACAAAGCTGAAGGAGAATGGGAGTGCATTCGTCACCCCGGCGGCGCTTTAGCTGTGCCTGTAACGCCAGAAGGTAAACTTGTACTCGTCCGCCAATATCGTTTTGCTGTGCAAGGACGGATACTCGAATTTCCCGCAGGAACTTTAGAAACGACAGAAGATCCCTTAACAACAGTCAAGCGCGAAATAGAAGAAGAGACTGGTTATAGCGCCCAAAAGTGGGATAAATTAGGCGAATTTTTCCTCGCACCCGGCTATTCCGACGAAATTATCTACGCTTTCCTGGCACGAGATTTGGAAAAGCTCGATACACCGCCAAAACAAGATGATGACGAAGATATTGAGACTGTACTGTTAACACCAGAAGAACTGGAAAGAGCCATTCTGGACGGGGAACCCATAGACGCGAAGTCAATTACTAGCTTTTTCTTAGCACGGCCGTTTTTAGTTTAA
- the folK gene encoding 2-amino-4-hydroxy-6-hydroxymethyldihydropteridine diphosphokinase gives MFTKHDAEFKPKIQASAIALGSNIGDSLAILEAATAELAAIAGIQLTAKSSWYITKAVGPPQPDYINGCISLQVQMSPLELLETLLAIEQKFGRVRQERWGPRSLDLDLLLYDDLIIDTPTLQIPHPRMQERAFVLVPLAEIAPDWLEPISGYVIRELVKKVDCSDVHLLKGS, from the coding sequence ATATTCACAAAGCACGATGCAGAGTTTAAACCAAAGATACAGGCAAGTGCGATCGCTCTTGGTAGTAATATCGGTGATTCTTTAGCAATATTAGAAGCTGCTACAGCAGAGTTAGCGGCGATTGCAGGTATTCAACTAACAGCAAAATCCAGTTGGTATATAACTAAAGCCGTGGGGCCGCCACAACCAGACTACATCAATGGTTGCATCAGCTTACAAGTACAGATGAGTCCGCTAGAATTGCTAGAAACATTACTAGCAATAGAACAGAAATTTGGGCGGGTGCGTCAAGAACGCTGGGGGCCGCGATCGCTAGACTTGGATTTGTTATTGTATGATGACTTAATTATTGATACACCAACTCTCCAAATACCCCATCCGCGAATGCAAGAGCGAGCCTTTGTTTTAGTACCTCTAGCGGAGATTGCGCCCGACTGGTTAGAACCAATTTCCGGATATGTAATTAGAGAGCTGGTAAAAAAGGTAGACTGTTCTGATGTACATTTGTTAAAGGGCAGTTAA